One Marinibacterium anthonyi genomic region harbors:
- a CDS encoding transcriptional regulator BetI: protein MHKKRGYHHGNLRQALVEAALELIEQNGPTGFTLSQAAKQAGVTPAAVYRHFEGREDLIAEAARQGYEIFADVMQYAYDTGQPSALSAFEATGRAYLAFARKYPGHYIAMFESGISANRTTGLAAASARARGVLEKAAADLSKHIPPERRPPPSMFSAHIWAMSHGVVELYARGPGAQSPFPPEDLLETGIGIYLRGLGLIPQDS from the coding sequence ATGCATAAGAAGCGCGGTTATCACCACGGCAACCTGCGGCAGGCGCTGGTCGAAGCCGCGCTGGAACTGATCGAGCAGAACGGGCCGACCGGGTTCACCCTGTCCCAGGCCGCCAAGCAGGCCGGGGTCACACCGGCGGCCGTCTATCGTCATTTCGAAGGCCGCGAGGATCTGATCGCCGAAGCGGCGCGCCAGGGCTACGAGATCTTTGCCGACGTGATGCAATACGCCTATGACACCGGCCAGCCCTCGGCCCTGTCGGCGTTCGAGGCGACGGGCCGCGCCTACCTGGCGTTCGCGCGGAAATACCCGGGCCATTACATCGCGATGTTCGAAAGCGGCATTTCGGCCAACCGCACCACGGGCCTGGCGGCCGCGTCGGCGCGCGCACGCGGCGTGCTGGAAAAGGCCGCCGCGGATCTGTCCAAACACATCCCGCCCGAACGCCGCCCGCCGCCGTCGATGTTTTCTGCCCATATCTGGGCGATGAGCCACGGTGTGGTCGAACTTTACGCGCGCGGCCCCGGCGCGCAATCGCCGTTTCCGCCCGAAGACCTGTTGGAAACCGGCATCGGCATCTATCTGCGCGGCCTTGGCCTGATCCCGCAGGACAGTTGA
- the rpsI gene encoding 30S ribosomal protein S9: MAEEIKTLEGLEAAVTESGAVLAAAEEDINREPVRDSLGRSYATGKRKDAVARVWIKPGSGKVTVNGKELNTYFARPVLQMILRQPFTVAGVEGQFDVQATVKGGGLSGQAGAVKHGISKALQLYDPSLRGALKAAGFLTRDSRVVERKKYGKRKARRSFQFSKR; encoded by the coding sequence ATGGCTGAGGAAATCAAAACGCTCGAAGGCCTCGAAGCGGCCGTGACCGAGTCCGGCGCCGTTCTGGCGGCTGCCGAAGAAGACATCAACCGCGAGCCCGTTCGGGATTCGCTGGGCCGGTCCTATGCCACCGGCAAGCGGAAGGACGCCGTCGCACGCGTCTGGATCAAGCCGGGTTCCGGCAAGGTCACCGTGAACGGCAAGGAACTGAACACCTACTTCGCGCGTCCGGTGCTGCAGATGATCCTGCGTCAGCCGTTCACCGTGGCCGGTGTCGAAGGCCAGTTCGACGTTCAGGCAACCGTCAAGGGCGGTGGTCTGTCGGGCCAGGCCGGTGCGGTCAAGCACGGCATCTCGAAGGCGCTGCAGCTGTACGATCCGTCGCTGCGCGGCGCTCTGAAGGCGGCCGGCTTCCTGACCCGCGACAGCCGCGTCGTGGAACGCAAGAAATACGGCAAGCGCAAGGCGCGCCGGAGCTTCCAGTTCTCGAAGCGCTAA
- a CDS encoding polyphosphate kinase 2, with protein sequence MALPFDGAISAFFTNTAPPDIRDAIKNAKSKDVLGHNFPYDKRMDSDSYEAAHDALQIELVKMQAWAKATGQRIAIVFEGRDASGKGGTIKRFRENLNPRGARVVALAKPSDAEASQWYFQRYISHLPSGGEIVFFDRSWYNRGVVEHVFGFCEAEDRERFFRQVTPFETALVNDGVRLFKLWLNVGRAEQLRRFLDREQDPLKHWKLSKIDVEGLGLWDEYSAAILETLTRSHDAAAPWTVVRSDDKRRARLAAIRHVLAGLDYTDKDAEAVGIPDPRICGGPELWDA encoded by the coding sequence ATGGCCCTGCCCTTCGACGGCGCCATCAGCGCCTTCTTCACCAACACCGCGCCGCCCGACATCCGCGACGCGATCAAGAACGCCAAGTCCAAGGACGTCCTCGGTCACAATTTTCCCTATGACAAGCGCATGGACAGCGACAGTTACGAGGCGGCGCATGACGCGCTGCAGATCGAGTTGGTCAAGATGCAGGCCTGGGCCAAGGCCACGGGCCAGCGCATCGCCATCGTCTTCGAGGGCCGTGACGCATCCGGCAAGGGCGGCACGATCAAACGCTTCCGCGAAAACCTGAACCCGCGCGGCGCGCGCGTGGTGGCGTTGGCGAAACCTTCGGACGCGGAAGCTTCGCAATGGTATTTCCAGCGCTATATCAGCCACTTGCCGTCGGGGGGCGAGATCGTCTTCTTTGACCGGTCATGGTATAATCGCGGCGTGGTCGAACATGTTTTCGGCTTTTGCGAGGCCGAGGATCGCGAACGGTTCTTTCGCCAGGTGACACCGTTTGAAACCGCGCTGGTGAATGACGGGGTGCGGCTGTTCAAACTGTGGCTGAACGTCGGTCGGGCGGAACAATTGCGCCGCTTCCTGGACCGTGAACAGGACCCCCTGAAGCACTGGAAGCTTAGCAAGATCGACGTCGAAGGCCTTGGATTGTGGGACGAATATTCCGCCGCCATTCTGGAAACCCTGACCCGGTCGCATGACGCCGCCGCCCCCTGGACGGTGGTGCGCAGCGACGACAAGCGCCGTGCGCGGCTGGCGGCGATCCGCCATGTGCTGGCCGGGCTCGACTATACCGACAAGGACGCCGAGGCGGTGGGCATACCCGATCCCAGGATCTGCGGAGGCCCGGAACTCTGGGATGCATAA
- the guaA_4 gene encoding GMP synthase [glutamine-hydrolyzing] encodes MSQISHDRLLIIDFGSQVTQLIARRLRELNVYCEIHPFQSVDNAFLAEFAPKAVILSGGPASVFADGAPRPPEEVFTLGVPVLGICYGQQVMMHMLGGHVERGHGTAEFGRAFVTPTDDRLPLLDGWFDEGPEQVWMSHGDHVSRIAPGFQVFGTSPNAPFAITADPTRNFFAVQFHPEVHHTPRGAGLYANFVRLAGFAGDWTMGAYREEAIQKIRDQVGDRKVICALSGGVDSSVAAVLIHEAIGDQLTCVFVDHGLLRQGEGEEVVKMFRDHYNMALIHAQEQDRFLDALENVSDPETKRKTIGRLFIEVFEANANQIGDVSFLAQGTLYPDVIESVSFSGGPSVTIKSHHNVGGLPEKMGLKLVEPLRELFKDEVRALGRELGLPAHFIGRHPFPGPGLAIRCPGAITREKLDILRKADAVYIDQIRKHGLYDEIWQAFAALLPVRTVGVMGDGRTYDYACALRAVTSVDGMTADYYPFSHDFLGETATRIINEVQGINRVTYDITSKPPGTIEWE; translated from the coding sequence ATGAGCCAGATCTCCCACGACCGCCTTCTTATCATCGACTTCGGCAGCCAGGTCACGCAGCTGATTGCGCGGCGCCTGAGGGAGCTGAACGTCTATTGCGAAATCCACCCCTTCCAGAGCGTCGACAACGCCTTCCTGGCCGAGTTCGCGCCAAAGGCTGTGATCCTGTCGGGCGGCCCCGCCTCGGTCTTTGCCGACGGCGCACCGCGTCCGCCCGAAGAGGTGTTCACCCTTGGTGTCCCGGTGCTGGGCATCTGCTATGGTCAGCAGGTGATGATGCACATGCTGGGCGGCCACGTCGAACGCGGCCACGGCACCGCCGAATTCGGCCGCGCCTTCGTGACGCCCACCGATGACCGCCTGCCCCTGCTGGACGGCTGGTTCGACGAGGGTCCCGAACAGGTCTGGATGAGCCACGGCGACCACGTCAGCCGCATCGCCCCGGGCTTTCAGGTCTTCGGCACCTCGCCCAACGCGCCCTTTGCCATCACCGCCGATCCCACGCGCAACTTCTTTGCGGTGCAGTTCCACCCCGAAGTGCACCACACCCCGCGCGGCGCCGGACTGTATGCCAATTTCGTCCGCCTCGCGGGCTTTGCCGGCGACTGGACCATGGGCGCCTACCGCGAGGAAGCCATCCAGAAGATTCGCGACCAGGTCGGCGACCGCAAGGTGATCTGCGCGCTGTCCGGCGGCGTCGACAGTTCGGTCGCGGCGGTGCTGATTCACGAAGCGATCGGCGACCAGCTGACCTGCGTCTTCGTCGACCACGGCCTGCTGCGCCAGGGCGAAGGCGAAGAGGTCGTGAAGATGTTCCGCGACCATTACAACATGGCCCTGATCCACGCGCAGGAACAGGATCGCTTTCTCGACGCGCTTGAAAATGTTTCCGATCCGGAGACAAAGCGGAAGACAATCGGCCGCCTCTTCATCGAGGTATTCGAGGCAAATGCGAATCAAATCGGCGATGTCAGCTTCCTGGCGCAGGGCACCCTGTACCCGGATGTGATCGAATCGGTGTCCTTCTCGGGCGGTCCGTCGGTCACGATCAAGTCGCACCACAACGTCGGCGGGTTGCCGGAAAAGATGGGCCTGAAGCTGGTCGAACCGCTGCGCGAGCTGTTCAAGGACGAGGTCCGCGCGCTGGGGCGCGAACTGGGCCTGCCCGCGCATTTCATCGGCCGCCACCCTTTCCCCGGACCGGGCCTGGCCATCCGCTGCCCCGGTGCGATCACCCGCGAAAAGCTGGATATCCTGCGCAAGGCGGATGCGGTCTATATCGACCAGATCCGCAAGCATGGTCTTTACGACGAGATCTGGCAGGCCTTCGCGGCGCTGCTGCCGGTGCGCACCGTCGGCGTGATGGGCGACGGGCGGACCTACGATTACGCCTGCGCCCTGCGCGCGGTGACCTCGGTCGACGGGATGACAGCCGATTACTACCCGTTCTCCCACGACTTCCTGGGTGAGACCGCGACGCGGATCATCAACGAGGTGCAGGGCATCAACCGGGTCACCTATGACATCACCTCGAAACCTCCGGGAACCATCGAGTGGGAATGA
- a CDS encoding Outer membrane protein transport protein (OMPP1/FadL/TodX) codes for MQRYLALASAGLLTASIAQAGGMDRSGQVIAPLFEKGGETGSYAELSFGYVSPDVSGTAIGIGSGDMAEGYLQFGAAYKTDLDDHWSIAILFGQPYGADVSYPSGTGYPFADSTAELNSIEITGILRYRFDNGVSLHAGLRAQQLDADVSIPAIAGYSASAPSDTAFGYLVGAAYERPDIALRVALTYFSSITHDMTVTENSLATGAVVSPYEQEMPEAVNLDLQTGISKNTLLFGGVRWVNWGDFTIAPPVYSDILVGRPLAYYNGDYTTYVIGVGHKFTDEWSASVALNYEAQAGGYQSNLAPHDGVFGVTLGAKYTRDQFSISGGVNVSWIGDAETVVNRSPFLTSSFDDNMAVGVGFRVGYNF; via the coding sequence ATGCAACGTTATCTGGCACTTGCTTCGGCAGGATTGTTAACCGCATCCATCGCCCAGGCGGGCGGGATGGACCGATCGGGGCAGGTCATCGCGCCCCTGTTCGAAAAGGGGGGAGAAACCGGGTCCTATGCGGAACTGTCGTTCGGCTATGTCTCGCCGGATGTCTCGGGCACTGCGATCGGCATCGGGTCCGGCGACATGGCCGAGGGGTACCTGCAGTTCGGCGCGGCCTACAAGACGGACCTGGACGATCACTGGAGCATCGCGATCCTGTTCGGCCAGCCCTATGGCGCCGACGTGTCCTATCCCTCGGGCACCGGCTATCCCTTCGCCGATTCCACCGCGGAACTGAACTCGATCGAGATCACCGGCATCCTGCGGTATCGTTTCGACAACGGCGTCAGCCTGCACGCCGGCCTGCGCGCCCAGCAACTGGATGCGGACGTGTCGATCCCGGCGATCGCCGGCTATTCGGCGTCGGCCCCGTCCGACACGGCCTTCGGCTACCTGGTGGGCGCGGCCTATGAACGCCCCGACATCGCCCTGCGGGTGGCGCTGACCTATTTCTCGTCGATCACCCACGACATGACGGTGACCGAGAATTCCCTGGCCACCGGAGCCGTCGTATCGCCTTACGAACAGGAAATGCCGGAGGCCGTGAACCTCGACCTGCAGACCGGGATCTCGAAGAACACGCTGCTGTTCGGCGGGGTGCGCTGGGTGAACTGGGGTGATTTCACCATCGCGCCCCCGGTCTATTCCGACATCCTCGTGGGCCGCCCGCTGGCCTATTACAACGGCGACTATACCACCTACGTGATCGGCGTCGGGCACAAGTTCACCGATGAATGGTCGGCCTCGGTCGCCCTGAACTACGAAGCGCAGGCGGGCGGGTATCAGTCCAACCTGGCTCCGCATGACGGGGTGTTCGGCGTGACCCTGGGTGCAAAGTACACGCGCGATCAGTTCTCGATCTCGGGCGGGGTCAATGTGTCCTGGATCGGCGATGCCGAGACGGTGGTCAACCGTTCGCCCTTCCTGACATCGTCCTTCGACGACAACATGGCCGTCGGCGTCGGCTTCCGGGTCGGCTATAACTTCTGA
- the rplM gene encoding 50S ribosomal protein L13, with product MKTYSAKHADIDKKWILIDAEGVVLGRLASIVAMRLRGKHKATFTPHMDMGDNVIVINADKVQMTGKKREEHFYWHTGHPGGIKSRTKQQILEGAHPERVVFQAVKRMLPGNRLSRQQMTNLRIYAGTEHPHEAQSPEVLDVKAMNKKNTRS from the coding sequence ATGAAAACCTACTCTGCAAAACACGCAGACATCGACAAGAAGTGGATCCTGATCGACGCTGAAGGCGTTGTTCTGGGCCGTCTTGCCTCGATCGTCGCGATGCGCCTGCGCGGAAAGCACAAGGCGACCTTCACCCCGCACATGGATATGGGCGACAATGTCATCGTCATCAACGCCGACAAGGTGCAGATGACCGGCAAGAAGCGTGAAGAACACTTCTACTGGCACACCGGCCACCCCGGCGGGATCAAGAGCCGCACCAAGCAGCAGATCCTCGAGGGTGCACACCCCGAGCGCGTGGTCTTCCAGGCCGTGAAACGCATGCTGCCGGGCAACCGCCTGTCGCGTCAGCAGATGACCAACCTGCGCATCTACGCCGGCACCGAGCATCCCCACGAGGCGCAAAGCCCCGAAGTGCTCGACGTCAAGGCGATGAACAAGAAGAACACCCGGAGCTGA
- a CDS encoding carboxylate/amino acid/amine transporter: MTQAQDRPGRAAVWMIGAIASFSAMAVAGREVSAQLDTFELMTYRSLVGVIIVSAVLTLTRSWHKVTTDRLGLHLIRNVMHFSGQNLWFFAVTMIPLAQVFALEFTQPIWVLLLSPLLLGERLTPVRGLAAAMGFAGILIVIRPGADSMNVGVLAAAIAAIFFAFTTIFTKRLTRTASIGCILFWLTAIQLGLGLITAGHDFDITLPDAQTAPWVVLVALGGLLAHYCVANALAIAPATFVIPIDFARVPTIAIVGMILYGEPLDIWVFVGAIVIFAGNYINLLAEKKARAAPVA, translated from the coding sequence ATGACCCAGGCACAGGACAGACCCGGCCGCGCGGCGGTCTGGATGATCGGCGCCATCGCCTCGTTCTCGGCGATGGCAGTCGCCGGGCGCGAGGTCAGCGCGCAGCTTGATACGTTCGAACTGATGACCTACCGCTCGCTGGTCGGCGTGATCATCGTTTCCGCGGTGCTGACACTCACCCGTAGCTGGCACAAGGTGACGACCGACCGGCTGGGCCTGCACCTGATCCGCAACGTGATGCATTTCAGCGGGCAGAACCTGTGGTTCTTCGCCGTTACCATGATTCCGCTGGCGCAGGTCTTTGCCCTGGAATTCACCCAGCCGATCTGGGTTCTGCTGCTGTCGCCGCTGCTGCTGGGCGAACGGTTGACGCCGGTTCGGGGACTGGCCGCCGCCATGGGCTTTGCCGGCATCCTGATCGTCATCCGGCCCGGCGCGGATTCGATGAACGTCGGCGTGCTGGCCGCCGCCATTGCCGCGATCTTCTTCGCCTTCACCACGATCTTCACCAAGCGGCTGACGCGGACCGCGTCGATCGGGTGCATCCTGTTCTGGCTGACCGCGATCCAGCTGGGGCTGGGGCTGATCACTGCCGGGCATGATTTCGACATCACCCTGCCCGATGCACAGACCGCGCCGTGGGTGGTTCTGGTCGCGCTTGGCGGTCTGCTGGCGCATTACTGCGTCGCCAACGCCCTGGCCATCGCGCCGGCCACCTTCGTGATTCCCATCGACTTCGCCCGCGTGCCTACCATCGCCATCGTCGGAATGATTCTTTACGGCGAGCCGCTGGATATCTGGGTTTTCGTGGGCGCTATCGTCATTTTCGCAGGCAATTACATAAACTTGCTTGCGGAGAAGAAGGCACGGGCCGCACCTGTCGCCTGA
- the metA gene encoding Homoserine O-succinyltransferase: MPIKLPSDLPAYNVLQNEGVMVMPEDRAVHQDIRPMRIGLLNLMPKKIQTETQFARLLGATPLQVELTLMKMTDHESRHVSAEHMESFYTTFEEVEASGAKFDGMIITGAPIEHLDYEDVTYWDELGRIFDWTQTHVHSTFGVCWGAMAMLKHFHRIDKHMLDAKAFGCFRHQNLAPASPYLNGFADDFVVPVSRWTEMRQDEIDRGEGLITLLGSDEVGPCLVQDPIHRALYIFNHLEYDSDTLKQEYDRDVAAGETINVPINYYPDDDPTRRPLNRWRSHAHLLYGNWISEIYMTTPYDVNEIGLTSTDLRLMI, translated from the coding sequence ATGCCCATAAAGCTTCCCTCCGACCTGCCCGCCTACAACGTTCTTCAGAACGAGGGCGTCATGGTCATGCCGGAAGACAGGGCCGTTCACCAGGATATCCGCCCCATGCGCATCGGGTTGCTGAACCTGATGCCCAAGAAGATCCAGACCGAGACGCAATTCGCCCGCCTGCTGGGCGCGACGCCGCTGCAGGTGGAACTGACGCTGATGAAGATGACGGACCACGAATCCCGTCACGTGTCGGCCGAGCACATGGAAAGCTTTTACACCACCTTCGAAGAGGTGGAGGCCAGCGGCGCAAAGTTCGACGGGATGATCATCACCGGCGCGCCGATCGAACACCTGGATTACGAAGACGTCACCTATTGGGACGAACTCGGCCGGATCTTCGACTGGACCCAGACCCATGTGCATTCGACCTTCGGCGTCTGCTGGGGCGCGATGGCGATGCTCAAGCATTTCCACCGCATCGACAAGCACATGCTGGACGCCAAGGCCTTTGGCTGCTTCCGTCATCAGAACCTGGCGCCGGCCTCGCCCTATCTGAACGGGTTCGCCGATGATTTCGTCGTGCCGGTCAGCCGCTGGACCGAGATGCGCCAGGACGAGATCGACCGCGGCGAAGGTCTGATCACCCTGCTGGGCTCGGACGAGGTCGGCCCCTGCCTGGTGCAGGACCCGATCCACCGGGCGCTGTATATCTTCAATCACCTGGAATACGACAGCGACACGCTGAAACAGGAATACGATCGCGATGTCGCCGCCGGCGAGACGATCAACGTGCCGATCAACTATTACCCCGACGACGATCCGACCCGGCGCCCGCTGAACCGCTGGCGCAGCCACGCACACCTGCTTTATGGCAACTGGATCTCGGAAATCTACATGACCACACCGTATGATGTGAACGAGATCGGCCTCACGTCGACCGACCTGCGGCTGATGATCTGA
- the pcs gene encoding Phosphatidylcholine synthase — protein sequence MAIAADAVVPEETLPPRPIAGFVLPALGPLVGNGRVPRPTRWHRNPQARRHPTNAAFALWPRIEHDMSMTVADYPEPPRWRALFVHLLTATGAVFAMLAMLAAVQEHWSIMFLWLVVAFAVDGVDGPLARKYDVKSNAPRFDGVLLDLIIDYLTYVFIPAFALFKSGLLPGWTGWAAIIVVTFASAMYFADTRMKTEDKSFQGFPGCWNMLVIVLFALKPDFWAILAIVLMLAIAMFLPIKFIHPVRTKRWRAVSLPMALAWTFFAGWAAWVDFDPQSWAHWGLVLTSVYLILAGAFQQLIPERRD from the coding sequence ATGGCCATCGCGGCGGACGCCGTGGTTCCCGAGGAAACCCTGCCGCCGCGGCCCATCGCGGGCTTTGTCCTGCCGGCCCTTGGGCCGCTGGTGGGGAACGGGCGCGTGCCGCGTCCGACACGGTGGCACAGGAACCCGCAGGCGCGCCGGCATCCCACCAATGCGGCATTTGCGCTTTGGCCAAGAATCGAGCATGACATGTCCATGACAGTCGCCGATTATCCCGAGCCGCCACGCTGGCGCGCCCTGTTCGTCCATCTTTTGACGGCGACCGGCGCCGTCTTTGCCATGCTCGCGATGCTGGCCGCCGTGCAGGAACATTGGTCGATCATGTTCCTGTGGCTGGTGGTGGCCTTTGCCGTCGACGGGGTCGACGGGCCGCTGGCGCGCAAGTACGACGTGAAATCCAACGCCCCGCGCTTTGACGGCGTTCTGCTGGACCTGATCATCGACTACCTGACCTATGTCTTCATCCCCGCCTTTGCCTTGTTCAAATCGGGCCTGCTGCCGGGGTGGACGGGCTGGGCCGCGATCATCGTGGTGACCTTTGCGTCGGCGATGTATTTCGCCGACACCCGGATGAAGACCGAAGACAAGTCGTTCCAGGGCTTCCCCGGCTGCTGGAACATGCTGGTGATCGTGCTGTTCGCGCTGAAACCGGATTTCTGGGCGATCCTGGCCATCGTGCTGATGCTGGCCATCGCCATGTTCCTGCCGATCAAGTTCATCCACCCGGTGCGCACCAAGCGCTGGCGCGCGGTATCGCTGCCGATGGCGCTGGCCTGGACCTTCTTTGCCGGCTGGGCCGCCTGGGTGGATTTCGATCCGCAAAGCTGGGCGCATTGGGGGTTGGTGCTGACATCCGTCTACCTGATCCTGGCCGGGGCATTCCAGCAGCTCATTCCCGAACGGCGCGACTGA
- the acoC_2 gene encoding Dihydrolipoyllysine-residue acetyltransferase component of acetoin cleaving system, with protein MLTVLAIVLGVLVMGCGGVLWRAARNEARAEAQWPPEGQFIEVDGLQVHAVVMGQGPDLVLIHGTGGNSRDMTLSLAPRLADRYRVIVFDRPGLGYTDAPKTGTPIAVQARILSGAARRLGADRPIVLGQSYGGAVALAWAAYLPDRLSALVAVAAPSNPWSFDLPTLYKVTSHPVGKAIVVPLMTAFVPQAYVARTIAGIFAPQSAPKGYGENVGPGLTLRRASLRATGDQRRSLLREVTEMVQHYKAISVPVEIVHGDADTTVAPWIHSEKLVTQIDGAAYDILPGIGHMPHHVAEDAVIAAIDRAAERAASQAHLR; from the coding sequence ATGCTGACGGTCCTTGCCATCGTGCTGGGCGTCCTGGTGATGGGCTGCGGCGGCGTTTTGTGGCGCGCCGCCCGCAACGAGGCCCGCGCCGAGGCGCAGTGGCCGCCCGAAGGCCAGTTCATCGAGGTCGACGGGCTGCAGGTGCACGCGGTGGTCATGGGCCAGGGGCCCGACCTGGTGCTGATCCACGGCACCGGTGGCAATTCCCGCGACATGACCCTGTCGCTGGCCCCCCGGCTGGCCGACCGGTACCGGGTGATCGTCTTTGACCGGCCCGGCCTTGGCTATACGGACGCGCCGAAAACCGGCACCCCGATCGCCGTCCAGGCCCGGATCCTGTCGGGGGCCGCGCGCCGGCTGGGCGCGGACCGGCCCATCGTGCTGGGCCAATCCTATGGCGGGGCCGTGGCGCTGGCCTGGGCGGCCTACCTGCCCGACCGCCTGTCGGCGCTGGTCGCGGTCGCCGCGCCGTCGAACCCCTGGTCCTTCGACCTGCCAACGCTCTACAAGGTCACCTCGCACCCCGTGGGCAAGGCCATCGTGGTGCCGCTGATGACCGCCTTCGTGCCGCAGGCCTATGTCGCGCGCACCATCGCCGGCATCTTCGCGCCCCAGTCCGCGCCCAAGGGCTACGGCGAAAACGTGGGACCGGGCCTGACCTTGCGGCGGGCGTCATTGCGCGCCACAGGCGATCAGCGGCGCAGCCTGCTGCGCGAGGTGACGGAAATGGTGCAGCATTACAAGGCAATCTCCGTTCCGGTCGAGATCGTGCACGGCGATGCCGACACCACGGTAGCCCCTTGGATCCATTCGGAAAAACTGGTCACCCAGATCGACGGCGCCGCCTATGACATCCTGCCCGGGATCGGCCACATGCCCCATCACGTGGCCGAGGACGCCGTGATCGCCGCCATCGACCGTGCGGCCGAACGGGCCGCTTCACAGGCGCATTTGCGTTAA
- the gspA gene encoding General stress protein A: MTDIHMLFCFDDRIRLGAGVSILSLIDAAADDTCYHIHVFHPGLSNPVRKGFQDLVAGTRHDIAFHEIPPERFDGAPRNRGSWTEIVYYRLLASEVLGDLDRVIYSDVDVFFLKDMGPYQALDLAGYEWAGVPTEANSPDNVTHRYFPENTKDVIYNSAFMVMNLPRMREMGSVKRYFEVIDEVGDRLKFFDLDLVNIASESILPLPFGTMVLEDIYELDDVTQSGDWPCLRSVYSVTDLEVARDDPAIIHFAGRRGKPWQRQVVPAYYRAVADRLPKVLQKTTFRDWRKRWISRKGRRTYPMRSKL; the protein is encoded by the coding sequence TTGACTGACATCCACATGCTCTTCTGCTTCGACGACCGGATCCGGCTGGGGGCCGGCGTCAGCATCCTCAGCCTTATCGACGCGGCCGCCGATGACACGTGTTACCACATCCATGTCTTCCATCCCGGCCTGTCGAACCCGGTGCGCAAGGGGTTTCAAGACCTGGTCGCCGGCACCCGCCACGACATCGCCTTTCACGAGATCCCGCCGGAACGCTTCGACGGCGCGCCGCGCAATCGGGGCAGCTGGACCGAAATCGTCTATTACCGGCTGCTGGCGTCTGAAGTTCTGGGGGACCTGGACCGGGTGATCTATTCCGACGTGGATGTGTTCTTCCTGAAGGACATGGGGCCGTACCAGGCGCTGGACCTTGCCGGGTACGAATGGGCCGGCGTGCCGACCGAGGCGAATTCGCCCGACAATGTCACCCACCGCTATTTCCCGGAAAACACCAAGGACGTGATCTACAATTCCGCCTTCATGGTGATGAACCTGCCGCGCATGCGCGAGATGGGGTCGGTCAAACGCTATTTCGAGGTGATCGACGAGGTCGGCGACCGGCTGAAGTTCTTCGACCTGGACCTGGTCAACATCGCGTCCGAAAGCATCCTGCCGCTGCCCTTTGGCACCATGGTGCTGGAAGATATCTATGAACTGGACGATGTGACCCAGTCGGGTGACTGGCCTTGCCTCAGGTCGGTCTATTCGGTGACGGACCTGGAGGTGGCGCGCGACGATCCGGCGATCATCCATTTCGCCGGGCGGCGCGGCAAGCCCTGGCAGCGGCAGGTGGTGCCGGCCTATTATCGCGCCGTGGCGGACCGGCTGCCGAAGGTGCTGCAAAAGACCACCTTCCGCGACTGGCGCAAGCGCTGGATCAGCCGCAAGGGGCGGCGCACTTATCCAATGAGATCAAAGCTCTGA